TACGCGGGTCCGGGAATGTTCGTAGGAAAGGGAGCGGGATCTTTGCCGACGGCTTCTTCCGTCGTTTCGGATATTCTCTATTACGGTGCGAGAAGAAACAAGGGCTTGGCTCTTGAAAAGAATTTGTTTCCAACGGCCAGCGTCTCCGAAGCGAACGGTTCCTTGGTTCGATACTATCTTCGATTTACGACCGTCGATCTGCCGGGAGTTCTGTCCGAGATTTCGAAAGTTTTGGGGGATCACGGGATCTCAATTTCTTCAGTAAGACAAAACGAAGTGGAAAAAGAACCCGTCGAAGTTGTTGTTATAACACATCCGGCAACCGAAGAGAATATAAAGAAATCATTGAAGATCATAGACGGCCTTTCTTTGATCCGCCACGCTTCGGTTGCGATTCGATTAGAGGATAAACTCTAAAAATTCTGAGGATGTATTGGAAAGATTTCACTTTGTCTTTGCATTTTGAGGAGAATGGGGGACATCTGGACTTATTCCTGGATCCGGGAGAAGAACAAGAGCTTCTGACCTTCGGTTCTTCCCAAGAGAATCTGAGTGATTTTCTAAAAGGCCGCGTTGTAGAATTTGAAAAAAAACGCTCTCATAGAAGGGCGTATCTGAAATACGAAGGTTCGATTCCCGAAAAAGGAAGAATCGAAATTGTGTTAAAAGGAAAGTATCGAGTCGATGAGCTTCCAATAAGCGAGAAAGTCCGACTGAAATATAGAGAAGGGAAACTTTATCCGGAGAGATAAAATAGGAATTTTCATGGCGAGAGTAGAATTCGATTCATTGTATATTGAGACGACCAAATCCAGTCTTCCAAATAAGGAAGTCTTGCTCGTTGTATTCAACGGCAAAGTGACCAACTCCAATTCTTTCGAGATTTCCCGTAAGATACATTTTATCTTTGAGGAAGAGGTCTATAATATTATTTTAGATCTTTCCGGCTTGGAATATATCAATAGCGTGGGAGTCGCGACGATTCTTACATTGATCAAAACTGTGGATCAACATTCGGGAAAGATCGTCATTGGCGGACTCAATCACTTCTTGGAAAACGTAATCCGTTTGATGGAACTTCCGAAAAAAGTGGAAATTTATAATTCTGTCGAGGAAGCCAAAAAAGCTTTTTCGTAGATTCGTTCTTCCAAAAGATCCAAAAGAGTTTTTAAACCCCATCCCTGATAAGCGGATACCAAGACGGTGTCCGCGTGAGAATCGATCCCCAAATCTTCCTTTAAATCCGCAATCGCTTCCAGGCCGGGTCCGTGATTCAAAGAATTCTTAGAAGTCTTTTTGAATTCGCTGGAATATCCTTCTTGTAGAGCGAGCGCTTTGAATTTTTCCAGATTATCGATCTTGTTAAAAACTTGAATCATCGGTATATGAGAAAGATCTAATTCTTCTAAAATCTTTTCCACGGCTTCCATCTGCAATTTGTAATCCGGATTGGAAACGTCCACGACGTGGACGAGAAGATCGGAATCTCCTAATTCCTCCAGAGTGGCTTTGAACGCATTGGATAGCTCGGGAGGAAGGTCGTGAATAAATCCGACCGTATCGGAGATGATGATCTCTCTTTCTTCGGGAAACCGGATTCTTCTCGTAGTCGGATCGAGAGTTGCAAACAACTTGTTTTCGGAAAGGACTTCGCTGTTCGTAAGGGCATTGAGCAATGTGGACTTTCCTGCGTTCGTATAACCGACGATACCGACCACGGGAAGTTCGTTTTTCTTTCTCTGACGTCGATTGATTTCCCTTCTCTTTTTGAGGGACTTGAGTTCGACTTCGAGTCTTGTAATTCTCTCTTCCACTCTTCGTTTTCCGATTTCAAGTTTTGTTTCTCCGGGTCCTCTTCCTCCGATTCCACCGGTGAGTCTCGACATATTGTCGTCGAGTTCGGTGAGTCTTCCTTTGAGATACTTCAACTGCGCGAGTTCTACTTGCAGTTTACCGTCTCTGCTCTTTGCGTTTCTGGCAAAGATATCGAGGATAAGTTGGGTTCGATCGATCACTTTGATGTCTGCGATATCGGAAATTTTTTTCGCCTGAGAAGGAGTGAGCTCGAGATCGAAGACGAGGAGTTCTACGTGTTTCTGAATCGCCTTTAAGATAATCTCTTCCAGTTTTCCTTTTCCCAAAACGGTGGATGGATCCAG
This is a stretch of genomic DNA from Leptospira tipperaryensis. It encodes these proteins:
- a CDS encoding STAS domain-containing protein; this encodes MARVEFDSLYIETTKSSLPNKEVLLVVFNGKVTNSNSFEISRKIHFIFEEEVYNIILDLSGLEYINSVGVATILTLIKTVDQHSGKIVIGGLNHFLENVIRLMELPKKVEIYNSVEEAKKAFS
- the hflX gene encoding GTPase HflX, coding for MSKLSGNLNGLKSNQIQRLKKISEKRIREDVIISQEISRTLCELSLEIGKQIGILIDRSGYVTHVLVGSDTSIEIPFLDRLRTSEARLRGLRLVHTHLKGEALNQEDLTDLALLRLDYITAVTMDSSGNPNAYFSAHFNPESEDELWTVLPKQYPGQLTEGIYDEILEIESQLSRFRKNLKDAQKENRAFLVGVYPERNIGRHPSLSMEELKELCRTAEVHVVDTFIQKKNRLDPSTVLGKGKLEEIILKAIQKHVELLVFDLELTPSQAKKISDIADIKVIDRTQLILDIFARNAKSRDGKLQVELAQLKYLKGRLTELDDNMSRLTGGIGGRGPGETKLEIGKRRVEERITRLEVELKSLKKRREINRRQRKKNELPVVGIVGYTNAGKSTLLNALTNSEVLSENKLFATLDPTTRRIRFPEEREIIISDTVGFIHDLPPELSNAFKATLEELGDSDLLVHVVDVSNPDYKLQMEAVEKILEELDLSHIPMIQVFNKIDNLEKFKALALQEGYSSEFKKTSKNSLNHGPGLEAIADLKEDLGIDSHADTVLVSAYQGWGLKTLLDLLEERIYEKAFLASSTEL